From one [Ruminococcus] lactaris ATCC 29176 genomic stretch:
- a CDS encoding ABC transporter permease: MIPNNNQEVLSILAEKLRKKNRGRNMVLLCAVAVGIVTLTLIFGTSAGKIQAEYTKAVRRAGSTASAVLENATEDQYRQICSLSYIKNAGKRVRAGRAESGEKKLGEISLLDQSAWEKIIRPAYTDLQGHYPKEKQEIMVSVKMLEDLGITEPTAGMKIQLTVVTGWQEKKEELFYLSGWYTSYTDSGSKAQQGYISEKKAAEWGIISEKNSEILICPSDRMSREEAEEQLYKDVKRTDTGQRITVTDPAFLTAVDQLTGSYEMAVLGVILILGGVWFLIHNILEISMIGDIRQFGLLYTIGTTKKQLRKICHRQMAGCMLVGSGLGVAFSVLLLFFGIPGLLGQEYLREYGGTKEFSVFRPEILIAAVGFTLLIIEAAIQKNMNRMIRLSCIESMHYTGKQNRSRKRRSTERQNERNRRKISAELPLLAWRNVTRQRAGFVLTVLSLFLGVETLLCTVVVTGGSDATNIYMQKPDFILAGDFCEEAKEGIRSEPDEEALDPLVTDANTADLLWNNKTDDFAPDFAPISESVRKKILALKGVDRDRSECTEGAYMNAVISETGWSPFSDEYFRVSAESSDEGEEETDVEKSDTEMERSGFPETVHILSEKDMDSLKEYAEEKNLSVDMASVEDGRGVLIYQEYGFTPEQKKMTAEVKGEPVSFCSPGSEYDKESAEVFTLNGYLDGRAKDFPELKLGWHGENMVFFLVSEKGFERLGIEKETFYMEVNVKAGQEQEVKSAIRAILTEENQRRTDQGENGILLLCRSDLLKRMSDRIHGNQMILGSIGMMLLFAGLTNYFNVMIMGRYSRKQELAVMESIGMTKKQKRKMFFWEGNWYFLLMEVLVLTVGTGILWLVRLYMEKQAVYFRFQYPAGWLAGISLGMLGILAGSCCSFRRGEKVHCTQ; encoded by the coding sequence ATGATTCCGAACAATAATCAGGAGGTTCTGTCCATACTGGCAGAGAAGTTAAGGAAAAAGAACCGTGGGCGTAATATGGTACTGCTCTGTGCGGTGGCGGTCGGAATTGTTACACTGACACTGATTTTCGGAACTTCTGCCGGAAAGATCCAGGCAGAGTATACGAAAGCGGTACGCCGGGCAGGTTCAACAGCATCAGCAGTACTGGAAAATGCGACAGAAGACCAGTACCGGCAGATCTGCTCCCTGAGTTATATAAAGAATGCAGGGAAAAGAGTGAGAGCCGGAAGAGCAGAGAGCGGGGAAAAGAAGCTCGGTGAGATCAGTCTGTTAGATCAATCTGCATGGGAAAAAATCATCCGTCCTGCTTATACAGATCTTCAGGGGCATTACCCAAAAGAAAAGCAGGAGATCATGGTCTCTGTAAAAATGCTGGAGGATCTGGGAATCACTGAGCCGACGGCAGGAATGAAAATCCAACTGACGGTAGTGACCGGATGGCAGGAGAAAAAAGAAGAACTATTTTACCTGAGCGGGTGGTATACCTCATATACAGATTCGGGTTCTAAAGCTCAGCAGGGATATATTTCTGAAAAAAAGGCGGCAGAGTGGGGAATCATATCGGAGAAAAATTCGGAGATACTGATCTGTCCATCAGACCGGATGAGCCGTGAAGAGGCAGAAGAACAATTATATAAAGATGTAAAACGGACGGATACAGGACAAAGAATTACCGTGACAGATCCTGCATTTCTGACAGCGGTAGATCAACTGACCGGAAGTTATGAAATGGCAGTTCTCGGAGTGATTTTGATTCTGGGCGGAGTCTGGTTTCTTATCCATAATATTCTCGAGATTTCCATGATCGGGGATATCCGTCAGTTTGGATTGCTTTATACGATCGGAACAACGAAAAAGCAGTTGCGGAAAATCTGCCACAGGCAGATGGCAGGCTGTATGCTTGTGGGAAGTGGACTCGGAGTGGCGTTTTCAGTGCTTCTTTTATTCTTTGGTATTCCCGGTCTGCTGGGGCAGGAATATCTGCGGGAATATGGTGGCACAAAAGAATTTTCCGTATTTCGACCTGAAATCCTGATCGCAGCAGTTGGTTTTACCCTGCTGATCATTGAAGCTGCCATTCAAAAAAATATGAATCGGATGATCCGACTTTCCTGTATAGAAAGCATGCATTATACAGGAAAGCAGAACCGCAGTCGAAAAAGACGAAGTACAGAAAGGCAAAACGAAAGGAACAGACGAAAGATATCAGCAGAGCTTCCATTGCTGGCATGGAGAAATGTGACAAGACAAAGGGCAGGATTTGTGCTGACGGTGCTGTCATTGTTTTTAGGAGTGGAAACACTGCTTTGTACAGTTGTGGTTACGGGTGGAAGTGATGCAACGAATATCTATATGCAGAAACCGGATTTTATCCTTGCGGGGGATTTTTGCGAGGAGGCAAAAGAAGGAATCAGGAGTGAACCGGATGAAGAGGCACTGGACCCATTGGTGACGGATGCAAATACAGCAGATTTGCTGTGGAATAATAAAACGGATGACTTTGCTCCGGATTTTGCACCCATTTCTGAATCAGTGAGAAAAAAGATCCTGGCTCTGAAAGGTGTGGATCGGGACAGATCAGAGTGTACAGAGGGAGCTTATATGAACGCAGTGATTTCGGAAACAGGGTGGAGTCCTTTTTCTGATGAATATTTCAGAGTGAGTGCAGAAAGCTCAGATGAAGGAGAAGAGGAGACCGATGTAGAAAAATCAGATACAGAAATGGAACGTTCCGGTTTCCCGGAGACAGTGCATATTTTGAGTGAAAAAGACATGGACAGCCTGAAAGAGTATGCAGAAGAAAAAAATCTGTCAGTGGATATGGCTTCAGTAGAAGATGGCAGAGGAGTACTGATTTATCAGGAATATGGCTTCACACCGGAACAGAAAAAAATGACAGCAGAAGTAAAGGGAGAACCGGTAAGTTTTTGCAGTCCTGGATCGGAGTATGATAAAGAGTCTGCAGAAGTCTTTACTTTAAATGGATATTTGGATGGGAGAGCAAAAGATTTTCCAGAACTGAAACTGGGCTGGCATGGAGAAAATATGGTGTTCTTTCTTGTAAGTGAAAAAGGATTTGAACGACTGGGAATAGAAAAAGAAACCTTTTATATGGAAGTGAATGTGAAGGCGGGACAGGAGCAGGAAGTAAAATCAGCGATCAGAGCCATTCTCACAGAAGAAAATCAAAGAAGGACGGATCAGGGAGAAAATGGGATTCTGCTTCTTTGCAGATCGGATCTGCTGAAAAGAATGTCCGACCGGATTCATGGAAATCAGATGATCCTCGGGAGTATCGGAATGATGCTGCTATTTGCAGGACTGACCAATTATTTCAATGTAATGATTATGGGAAGATATTCAAGAAAGCAGGAACTGGCTGTGATGGAGAGTATCGGAATGACAAAAAAGCAAAAAAGGAAGATGTTTTTCTGGGAAGGAAACTGGTATTTTCTCTTGATGGAAGTGCTTGTACTGACTGTCGGAACAGGCATCCTGTGGCTTGTCAGACTTTATATGGAAAAGCAGGCTGTATATTTCAGATTTCAATATCCGGCAGGATGGCTGGCAGGAATCAGTCTTGGTATGCTTGGGATACTGGCTGGCAGCTGTTGTTCTTTCAGACGGGGAGAAAAGGTTCACTGTACGCAATGA
- a CDS encoding response regulator transcription factor translates to MTIGIIEDDRLLSRSLKVVLEKEGYRTLQVYTKKDAGQILQGTEELLLVDIGLPDGNGMELYHTLMKKWNRKIPAIFLTARDEEQEMLKAFDLGAEDYVVKPFSMKVLLKRIEVAFRRNRGEDAGEQILKCRNLNLYPQRKKAVSGENEISLTAKEYQLLEYLMKNQGQVLTKENILEHVWGIDGQYVVDNSVSVLVGRLRKKIEAAGERPYIQNVFGLGYRMEEE, encoded by the coding sequence ATGACAATCGGGATTATTGAAGATGACCGCCTGTTAAGCCGGTCTTTGAAAGTCGTGCTTGAGAAGGAAGGTTATCGGACTTTGCAGGTTTATACAAAGAAAGATGCAGGGCAGATTCTGCAGGGAACAGAGGAGCTTTTACTGGTTGATATCGGTCTCCCGGACGGAAATGGTATGGAACTGTATCACACCCTGATGAAAAAATGGAACAGAAAGATCCCCGCAATTTTTCTGACGGCAAGGGATGAAGAGCAGGAAATGCTGAAAGCATTTGACCTGGGAGCAGAAGATTATGTTGTGAAACCATTTTCCATGAAAGTGTTATTAAAAAGGATTGAAGTAGCTTTCAGACGAAACCGGGGAGAAGATGCCGGTGAACAGATTCTGAAATGCAGAAATCTCAATCTGTATCCACAGCGAAAAAAGGCAGTGTCAGGGGAGAATGAGATATCTCTTACGGCAAAAGAGTATCAGCTCCTGGAATATCTGATGAAAAATCAGGGGCAGGTTCTGACCAAAGAAAATATTTTGGAGCATGTATGGGGAATTGATGGTCAATATGTAGTTGATAACAGTGTCAGCGTGCTGGTCGGCCGTCTGCGGAAAAAGATTGAAGCTGCGGGAGAACGGCCGTATATTCAGAACGTATTTGGACTGGGATACCGGATGGAGGAAGAGTAA
- the pyrF gene encoding orotidine-5'-phosphate decarboxylase encodes MINKLVEKIKKTGAPIVVGLDPMLSYIPQHILDKAYAEYGETLEGAAEAVWQFNKEIVDKTYDLIPAVKPQIAMYEQFGIPGLEAFKKTVDYCKSKDLVIIGDVKRGDIGSTSAAYATGHLGKIKVGSKEYVPFGEDFATVNPYLGSDGVNPFIDVCKEEKKGLFILVKTSNPSSGEFQDRLIDGRPLYELVGEKVAEWGAECMGDEYSYIGAVVGATYPEMGKVLRKIMPKSYILVPGYGAQGGKGKDLVHFFNEDGLGAIVNSSRGIIAAYKQEAYAKFGAENFGDASRAAVEAMIADISGALAAK; translated from the coding sequence ATGATTAACAAACTGGTAGAAAAGATCAAGAAAACCGGAGCACCGATCGTAGTCGGACTTGACCCGATGCTGAGTTATATCCCACAGCATATTTTAGATAAGGCATATGCAGAATACGGAGAGACTCTGGAAGGGGCGGCTGAAGCTGTCTGGCAGTTTAATAAGGAAATTGTAGACAAGACTTATGATCTGATTCCTGCTGTTAAACCTCAGATCGCGATGTATGAGCAGTTTGGTATTCCGGGACTGGAGGCATTTAAGAAGACTGTGGATTACTGCAAGTCAAAAGATCTGGTTATTATCGGAGATGTAAAAAGAGGAGATATCGGGTCAACTTCCGCAGCATATGCGACCGGACATCTTGGAAAGATAAAAGTAGGAAGTAAAGAGTATGTTCCGTTTGGAGAAGATTTCGCAACAGTCAATCCATATCTGGGGTCCGATGGTGTGAATCCGTTTATTGATGTATGTAAGGAAGAAAAGAAAGGACTTTTCATTCTTGTTAAAACTTCCAATCCGTCCAGCGGAGAATTTCAGGACAGACTGATCGACGGAAGACCGCTATATGAGCTGGTTGGAGAGAAAGTTGCCGAGTGGGGAGCTGAGTGTATGGGTGATGAGTACAGCTATATCGGAGCTGTTGTAGGAGCAACCTATCCTGAGATGGGAAAAGTACTCAGAAAGATCATGCCGAAGTCTTATATTTTAGTACCGGGATATGGAGCACAGGGCGGAAAAGGAAAAGACCTGGTTCATTTCTTTAATGAAGACGGACTGGGTGCGATCGTAAATTCTTCCCGTGGAATTATCGCAGCTTATAAGCAGGAAGCTTATGCAAAATTCGGAGCAGAGAATTTTGGCGATGCATCCAGAGCAGCAGTAGAAGCGATGATTGCAGATATCAGCGGGGCACTTGCAGCAAAATAA
- a CDS encoding DUF2752 domain-containing protein, with translation MQRVIKLRNWFAQSRKNRILFLAVIGCMAGIGAGYLYFHNPLKYPLPCLFHVITGLYCPGCGAGRASYNILHGNFLTAFCYNPVMVFLLPFLGIYFVTVAADWALTGKNHVDKKINPKILIGILVFLLIFGVIRNLPFYPFRLLVPGGLAEVLM, from the coding sequence ATGCAAAGGGTGATAAAATTAAGAAACTGGTTTGCACAAAGCCGGAAAAACCGGATTTTATTTCTGGCAGTGATCGGGTGTATGGCAGGGATTGGAGCAGGCTATCTGTATTTCCACAATCCGTTAAAATATCCGCTGCCATGCCTTTTTCACGTGATCACGGGATTGTACTGTCCGGGATGTGGAGCAGGGAGAGCGAGCTACAATATCCTGCATGGAAATTTTCTGACTGCTTTCTGCTACAATCCGGTCATGGTTTTTCTGCTGCCGTTTCTCGGAATTTATTTTGTGACGGTTGCAGCAGACTGGGCATTGACAGGAAAGAATCATGTGGATAAAAAGATCAATCCTAAAATACTTATAGGGATTTTAGTTTTTCTTCTGATTTTCGGAGTGATCAGGAATCTTCCATTTTATCCGTTCAGGCTGTTAGTGCCGGGAGGACTGGCAGAAGTTCTTATGTAA
- a CDS encoding CD225/dispanin family protein, giving the protein MNCKNCYQEIPDGSKFCPHCGAKQNEVQPNAEQENAVKNDPVQATGAAKTTENAAGYQDVSGYQNNGGYQDAAGYQNNSGYQDVSGYQNNGGYQDAAGYQNNSGYQDAAGYQNNSGYQNVTGYQNNGQKPEINYVPYLVLSIISTVCCCLPFGIVGIVFSVKINSAMNAGNYEEAAQNAKMAKIWTIVSFVVGLVVGILYFMFGIIVGIDNYY; this is encoded by the coding sequence ATGAATTGTAAGAATTGTTATCAGGAAATTCCTGATGGAAGTAAGTTCTGTCCACATTGCGGTGCGAAGCAGAATGAAGTACAGCCCAATGCAGAACAGGAAAATGCAGTGAAGAATGATCCGGTACAGGCAACGGGGGCAGCAAAGACAACTGAAAATGCAGCGGGTTACCAGGATGTATCAGGTTATCAGAATAACGGCGGCTATCAGGATGCAGCAGGTTATCAGAACAACAGCGGTTATCAGGATGTATCAGGTTATCAGAACAACGGCGGCTATCAGGATGCAGCAGGTTATCAGAACAACAGCGGCTATCAGGATGCAGCAGGTTATCAGAACAACAGTGGTTATCAGAACGTGACCGGTTATCAGAATAACGGGCAGAAACCGGAAATTAATTATGTACCATATCTGGTACTTTCCATTATTTCCACAGTATGCTGCTGTCTTCCGTTCGGTATCGTAGGTATTGTATTTTCAGTGAAGATCAACAGTGCAATGAATGCCGGTAATTATGAAGAAGCAGCTCAGAATGCAAAGATGGCAAAAATATGGACGATTGTATCTTTTGTAGTCGGACTGGTTGTAGGAATTTTATACTTTATGTTTGGAATAATAGTAGGAATTGATAATTATTATTAA
- a CDS encoding ABC transporter ATP-binding protein produces the protein MKIVKAVNLKKYFVTENYEVHAVDGVTLEIEEGEFVAVVGTSGSGKTSLLNLLGGLDVPDEGGVWIRGSSLKDMESEERTIFRRRNIGFIFQQYNLIPMISVYENIVLPLRLDGAEIDQEFFEELTGTLGLKEKLGQLPETLSGGQQQRAAIARALMTKPAIVLGDEPTGNLDSVTSMEVVGLLKNCAKKYHQTVILVTHQEEVAQMADRIIRIEDGRIAE, from the coding sequence ATGAAAATCGTAAAAGCGGTGAATCTGAAAAAATATTTTGTTACAGAGAATTACGAAGTACATGCAGTGGATGGTGTTACACTGGAGATAGAAGAAGGAGAGTTTGTGGCTGTTGTCGGAACATCAGGGAGTGGAAAAACTTCACTTCTCAATCTTCTGGGAGGCCTGGATGTGCCGGACGAGGGCGGAGTATGGATCAGAGGAAGCAGTCTGAAAGATATGGAAAGCGAGGAACGGACCATTTTCAGACGAAGGAATATCGGGTTTATTTTTCAACAATATAATCTGATCCCGATGATCAGCGTCTATGAAAATATCGTGCTGCCCCTCCGCCTTGACGGTGCAGAGATCGATCAGGAGTTTTTTGAAGAGCTGACGGGAACACTGGGACTGAAGGAAAAACTCGGGCAACTGCCGGAAACGCTGTCAGGCGGTCAGCAGCAGAGAGCAGCGATAGCAAGAGCCTTAATGACAAAGCCGGCGATTGTCCTCGGAGATGAACCAACGGGCAATCTGGATTCTGTGACCAGTATGGAAGTTGTGGGACTTTTGAAAAATTGTGCAAAGAAATATCATCAGACTGTGATCCTTGTGACACATCAGGAAGAAGTTGCACAGATGGCGGACCGGATCATAAGGATCGAGGACGGGAGGATCGCAGAATGA
- a CDS encoding sensor histidine kinase — translation MDLTEILWWSAGMFLLGILAGAAGMYRVQRKERSRELKKISDTVQRMTSGKELPDFSDCEETMDSKIRHQLLRLQEILVSQKQDAQKERKELQELISEIAHQMRTPLTNLKNYLDFLSEEIEKKGTEPELSYLKAIQSSEEKIYFLTEHFIRISRLEHGLIQIRKEERDLLKTLRNALGQILDQAEKKEIRFEFELPEKMHVMHDANWLGEAIFNLLDNAVKYSPQNGKIKISLQENEMFTTFSIRDYGIGIEPEEKNLIFQRFYRGKRVTDEEGFGIGLYLARKILFLHEGLLTVKRCEPGVEMKLSLPRQ, via the coding sequence ATGGATCTGACAGAAATTTTGTGGTGGAGTGCTGGGATGTTTCTTTTGGGGATTCTTGCCGGGGCGGCCGGAATGTACCGGGTTCAGAGAAAAGAACGAAGCCGGGAATTAAAGAAGATATCAGATACTGTGCAGCGAATGACCAGCGGAAAAGAACTCCCCGATTTTTCTGACTGCGAAGAGACAATGGATTCCAAAATCCGGCATCAACTGCTGCGGCTGCAGGAAATTTTAGTCAGTCAGAAACAAGATGCACAGAAAGAACGGAAAGAACTTCAGGAACTGATTTCGGAAATCGCACATCAGATGCGGACACCATTGACAAATCTGAAAAATTATCTTGACTTTTTATCAGAAGAAATCGAAAAGAAAGGGACAGAACCGGAACTGTCTTATCTGAAAGCCATTCAGAGCAGTGAAGAAAAAATTTATTTTCTGACAGAGCATTTTATCCGTATTTCAAGATTAGAGCATGGTCTGATTCAGATCAGAAAAGAAGAGCGGGATCTTCTTAAGACTCTGCGGAATGCACTTGGTCAGATTTTGGATCAGGCAGAGAAAAAAGAAATCCGGTTCGAGTTTGAACTTCCTGAGAAAATGCATGTGATGCATGATGCAAACTGGCTGGGAGAAGCGATTTTTAATCTGTTGGATAATGCGGTGAAATACAGTCCGCAAAATGGAAAAATAAAGATTAGCCTGCAGGAAAATGAAATGTTCACAACTTTCAGTATCAGAGATTACGGAATCGGAATCGAACCGGAGGAAAAGAATCTGATCTTTCAGAGATTTTACCGCGGAAAGCGGGTGACGGATGAGGAAGGCTTTGGAATAGGTCTGTATCTTGCAAGAAAAATCCTATTTTTACATGAAGGACTTTTAACGGTAAAGCGGTGTGAACCGGGAGTAGAAATGAAACTGTCTTTGCCACGGCAATAA